The proteins below are encoded in one region of Juglans microcarpa x Juglans regia isolate MS1-56 chromosome 4D, Jm3101_v1.0, whole genome shotgun sequence:
- the LOC121259823 gene encoding peptide chain release factor 1, mitochondrial has translation MRIDGAWRNLARALNRLESAAPISRHRYSNPHGPILHSPVSRCFRSYSEEVQQHQLSPDLVRIMEQRLSAIEHRNDSLKNLINQPEASPADYARANKELRKLSGCMDLITHLRTKQKEIDGLKSMMAECPEDKDMFDMVTEELRQAIDEEKRLQSLLLRSLLPKDDADERDSILEVRAGTGGEEASLFAMDIFKMYERYSYKKGWKFEVVDITESDLRGYKEASAAISGSGVYGKLKFEKGIHRVQRVPVTEKSGRVHTSAVSVAILPQADEVDVQLRNEELRIDTYRSGGSGGQHANTTNSAVRITHIPTGMTVAIQDERSQHMNKAKALKVLCARLYEIERSRIQISRSKLRSEQIGSGDRSERIRTYNFPQGRVTDHRVGITHHAIDDVMQGENLDVFIDALLLRQEMDAVASFSSSQ, from the exons ATGAGGATTGATGGAGCATGGCGGAATCTGGCGAGGGCTCTGAACCGTTTAGAATCCGCCGCTCCAATTTCGCGACACAGATACTCCAACCCTCATGGTCCTATTCTTCATTCACCGGTTTCCAGATGTTTTCGCTCTTACTCTGAAG AAGTGCAGCAACATCAGCTATCGCCCGACCTCGTTAGAATCATGGAACAAAGGTTGTCAGCTATAGAACATAGGAACGATTCTCTAAAAAATCTCATCAACCAG CCAGAAGCGTCACCAGCAGACTATGCGAGGGCCAATAAGGAGCTGCGGAAGCTCAGTGGTTGTATGGACCTTATAACTCACTTGAGGACCAAACAGAAG GAAATTGATGGTTTGAAGTCAATGATGGCTGAATGTCCAGAAGACAAAGACATGTTCGATATGGTCACAGAGGAATTACGTCAGGCTATTGACGAAGAGAAAAGGCTGCAGAGCTTGCTGCTCAGGTCTTTGCTTCCAAAGGATGATGCTGATGAGAGGGACTCTATCTTGGAGGTGAGAGCAG GAACTGGAGGGGAAGAAGCTTCTTTGTTTGCAATGGACatatttaaaat GTACGAGAGATACTCATATAAGAAAGGTTGGAAATTTGAGGTTGTAGATATAACAGAGTCTGATCTTAGAGGATACAAG GAAGCTAGTGCGGCAATCTCGGGATCTGGTGTTTACGGGAAACTTAAATTTGAGAAGGGGATTCACAGAGTTCAG CGAGTCCCAGTTACAGAGAAGTCTGGACGTGTCCACACCAGTGCTGTTTCTGTTGCTATCCTTCCTCAGGCTGATGAG GTAGATGTCCAGTTGAGGAATGAAGAATTGAGAATTGATACCTATAGGTCTGGTGGTTCTGGAGGGCAGCATGCTAATACCACCAACAGTGCTGTCAGAATAACTCATATTCCAACGGGGATGACAGTGGCCATACAAGATGAGCGATCTCAGCATATG AACAAAGCCAAAGCGCTTAAGGTGCTGTGTGCAAGGCTATATGAAATTGAAAGGTCCAGAATTCAGATCAGTCGATCGAAACTTCGATCAGAGCAG ATTGGTAGTGGAGACAGATCCGAACGCATCCGTACCTATAATTTTCCTCAAGGTCGTGTCACTGATCATCGTGTTGGCATCACGCATCATGCAATAGATGATGTGATGCAGGGAGAAAACCTGGATGTCTTCATTGATGCTCTTCTTTTGCGTCAGGAAATGGATGCAGTTGCATCTTTTAGTTCTTCCCAGTGA
- the LOC121259824 gene encoding protein RADIALIS-like 3 — protein MDDFPKVLCGWSWEENKLFELALAVVDEQDPDRWEVVAAMVGGKKSAEDVHKHYVSLLEDLQVIESGKLDHKLGEPQPYHQVDCSQSICWSDGDNNLLVRLDIN, from the exons ATGGATGATTTTCCGAAGGTTTTGTGTGGGTGGAGCTGGGAGGAGAACAAATTGTTTGAGCTGGCTTTGGCAGTGGTTGATGAACAGGACCCAGATCGGTGGGAAGTGGTTGCAGCCATGGTCGGGGGAAAGAAGAGTGCAGAGGATGTGCACAAACATTATGTGAGCCTTTTGGAGGATTTGCAGGTCATAGAATCTGGTAAGCTGGACCATAAACTGGGGGAACCTCAGCCTTATCATCAAGTTGATTGCTCTCAATCCATATGCTGGAGTGATGGAGATAACAA CTTGCTCGTTCGATTAGATATAAACTGA